The following coding sequences lie in one Klebsiella huaxiensis genomic window:
- a CDS encoding glycyl radical protein: MKDFLEFKVINHDDIDLARIDRLRHKMQTRRANICSERAILYTESFKQTEGEAYILRKAKAFAHTLKNMSIYFEKDSLIFGNQASANFAAPIFPEYSYQWVIDELDQFDKRTGDIFYITEDVKEKLRSIQDYWLGKTHADEVKRTSPQNIVLAEKQGVLHRGGISMSGDGHIVPDHEMIFKYGFRGLIDQAAEKLRQLAPEDVQQRQFYEAAIITLEASLEFIKRYGRLASQEAEIEPDSRREKELIAIAEMCETLLEKPVEHFYEGCQACYLVHILQMIESNGHSFCYGRFDQYMIPLYLKDIADRTLTQEKALEILTHLFLMNSGNNKVRPYGHTKFSQGYPLYSNLMVGGRKRDGQDGTNALSYLCIEAMNLTAMAEPNFSMRFNQDTPKGLLKLAARLIRTGCGMPSMFNDEVAVKGLEDLGIPTEDALDYCAIGCVETGVPGKYGHRATGMTYVNWGKMLELVLNNGMDPASGIQLISVNGKEGNKTNYQYYEQLWSAWETLLKYYSDLAVECDAICDRSLAVYDTSPFASCFIDNCLKLGKALKDGGCKYDIISQSNIGPSVVGNSLAVIKKLVFEEKTVSLDEIMAAMNADWQGQDAERILRLVKKVPKFGNDDDYVDMIVKDVFDSYIKLLPQYTTERTGKGPEVSCYTMSTSNITSYIPNGFDVGATPDGRRAKTPLNEGCSPTQGTDTQGPTAVINSVAKLPNVKVAAGQLLNMRFSPGSLAGEENLDKFVSFLRALVMKGIYHCQFNVIDSKTLLDAKVHPENYADLIVRVAGYCAQYISLMPEAQDAIIARTTNQWR; the protein is encoded by the coding sequence ATGAAAGACTTCCTGGAATTTAAAGTAATCAATCATGATGATATAGATCTGGCGAGAATTGATCGGTTAAGACATAAGATGCAAACAAGGCGCGCCAACATCTGTAGCGAAAGGGCCATACTCTATACTGAGTCATTTAAGCAGACAGAAGGTGAAGCATATATTTTGCGTAAAGCAAAAGCGTTTGCGCATACCTTAAAAAATATGTCGATTTATTTTGAAAAGGATAGTCTGATTTTCGGTAATCAGGCGAGCGCCAATTTTGCTGCGCCGATTTTCCCTGAATACTCATACCAGTGGGTAATTGATGAGCTGGATCAATTTGATAAACGCACCGGTGATATCTTCTATATCACAGAAGATGTTAAAGAGAAATTACGTAGCATTCAGGATTATTGGTTAGGGAAAACGCATGCCGATGAGGTCAAAAGGACTTCGCCGCAGAACATCGTCCTGGCAGAAAAACAGGGGGTTTTACATCGAGGGGGAATCTCGATGTCCGGCGATGGGCATATTGTTCCCGACCATGAAATGATTTTTAAATATGGCTTTCGCGGTTTAATCGACCAGGCAGCAGAAAAATTACGTCAACTGGCCCCGGAAGATGTGCAGCAAAGGCAATTCTATGAGGCGGCCATAATTACGCTTGAAGCAAGTCTTGAATTTATTAAAAGATACGGAAGACTTGCTTCCCAAGAGGCCGAAATTGAGCCTGATTCTCGGCGTGAGAAGGAACTTATCGCGATCGCCGAAATGTGCGAAACCTTACTTGAAAAGCCGGTTGAGCACTTCTATGAGGGTTGTCAGGCCTGCTATCTGGTACATATTCTGCAAATGATTGAGAGCAACGGTCACTCGTTCTGCTATGGTCGCTTTGATCAATATATGATCCCGCTCTATTTAAAAGATATTGCTGACCGTACCTTAACTCAGGAGAAGGCACTCGAAATCCTGACCCATCTATTCCTGATGAACAGTGGTAATAACAAGGTTCGTCCTTATGGACACACGAAGTTTTCGCAAGGTTATCCTCTTTATTCAAACCTGATGGTCGGCGGCAGAAAACGCGATGGACAGGATGGGACCAATGCGCTTTCTTATTTATGTATTGAAGCCATGAACCTGACGGCGATGGCCGAGCCAAACTTCTCGATGCGCTTTAACCAGGATACGCCGAAGGGGCTATTAAAACTCGCGGCCCGACTGATCAGAACCGGTTGTGGTATGCCGTCGATGTTCAATGATGAAGTGGCGGTGAAAGGGCTCGAAGACCTGGGGATACCAACCGAAGATGCCCTGGATTATTGCGCTATTGGATGCGTTGAAACCGGTGTACCGGGGAAATATGGCCATCGGGCCACCGGCATGACCTATGTTAACTGGGGCAAAATGCTGGAGCTGGTACTTAATAATGGTATGGATCCGGCTTCTGGGATACAGCTGATTAGCGTAAACGGCAAAGAAGGCAATAAAACAAATTACCAGTATTACGAACAGCTGTGGTCCGCATGGGAAACGTTGTTGAAATACTATTCGGATTTGGCGGTGGAGTGCGACGCTATCTGCGACCGTTCGCTGGCCGTTTATGATACATCGCCGTTTGCCTCCTGCTTTATTGACAACTGCCTGAAGCTGGGTAAAGCGCTTAAGGATGGCGGCTGCAAATATGATATTATTTCTCAATCTAACATTGGTCCAAGTGTAGTCGGCAATTCCCTGGCGGTTATCAAAAAACTGGTATTTGAAGAGAAAACCGTTTCCCTGGACGAAATAATGGCAGCCATGAATGCGGACTGGCAGGGGCAGGATGCCGAACGTATTTTGCGACTCGTGAAGAAAGTACCTAAGTTTGGTAATGATGATGATTATGTCGATATGATCGTTAAGGATGTTTTTGATTCCTATATCAAACTTCTGCCTCAGTACACGACGGAACGAACGGGGAAAGGGCCGGAAGTGAGCTGCTATACGATGTCGACAAGTAATATCACTTCCTATATCCCCAACGGGTTTGACGTCGGTGCAACGCCGGATGGTCGACGGGCGAAGACGCCGTTAAATGAGGGCTGTTCACCAACTCAGGGAACGGACACTCAGGGGCCGACAGCGGTTATCAATTCTGTGGCGAAACTGCCGAACGTTAAAGTTGCCGCTGGGCAGTTATTAAATATGCGCTTTTCGCCGGGTTCGCTGGCGGGTGAGGAAAATCTGGATAAATTCGTCTCGTTCCTCAGGGCGCTGGTGATGAAAGGCATTTACCACTGCCAGTTTAACGTTATTGATAGCAAGACGTTATTAGACGCTAAAGTGCACCCGGAAAACTATGCCGATCTGATTGTCCGGGTGGCAGGTTATTGCGCCCAGTACATCTCTTTAATGCCGGAAGCTCAGGACGCCATTATTGCGCGAACGACAAACCAGTGGCGTTAA
- the deoC gene encoding deoxyribose-phosphate aldolase, translating to MKPNKKAADMTPAELGQYIDQSVLKPEFTLQEVRKYIQEGIDYKCKTVCINPAYLDVAREMCKGTGTGICVVCDFPFGASSTASKAAQAEVICNQGDVEDLDIVANYGFIRSGMWEEFEKDIRAVVDVAHRHGSLVKVIFETDALTVEQVAKATEYSCRAGVDFVKTSTGFYTGGESKGATPEIIAVMMKAAEGRCKVKGSGCIRTREHFLQLIDMGIDRMGIGYRSTPEVLGLSTQSSSADSKSSY from the coding sequence ATGAAACCGAATAAAAAAGCTGCTGATATGACCCCTGCTGAATTGGGCCAGTACATTGACCAGTCGGTGCTGAAACCTGAGTTTACCCTGCAAGAAGTCCGCAAATACATTCAGGAAGGGATTGATTACAAATGCAAAACGGTCTGCATTAACCCTGCGTACCTGGACGTTGCCCGAGAAATGTGTAAAGGCACGGGAACGGGTATTTGCGTCGTCTGCGACTTCCCATTTGGTGCATCTTCAACTGCATCCAAAGCGGCTCAGGCCGAGGTTATCTGCAATCAGGGCGATGTAGAAGACCTGGATATTGTCGCTAACTACGGCTTTATCCGTAGCGGCATGTGGGAAGAGTTTGAAAAGGATATTCGAGCGGTTGTAGACGTTGCTCATCGCCACGGCTCGCTGGTGAAAGTCATTTTCGAAACTGATGCGCTGACCGTCGAGCAGGTTGCAAAAGCGACAGAATACTCCTGCCGTGCCGGGGTTGATTTCGTGAAAACCTCAACCGGCTTCTATACCGGCGGGGAAAGCAAAGGGGCAACGCCTGAAATTATTGCCGTCATGATGAAGGCAGCAGAAGGTCGCTGCAAGGTCAAAGGCTCTGGTTGCATTCGCACCCGCGAACACTTCCTGCAACTGATTGATATGGGCATCGACCGGATGGGGATTGGCTACCGTTCCACTCCGGAAGTGCTGGGTCTGAGCACTCAGAGCAGCAGCGCCGATTCAAAAAGTTCCTACTGA
- the tal gene encoding transaldolase, whose protein sequence is MSQLDELKKYTTVVADTGDIESIKKFAPQDATTNPSLVLKAAQLPQYQALIADAIGKARQQGGSAQTQLINACDQVAVDIGSEVLRHVPGRISTEVDARFAWDRGMCVSKARKLIQMYEKNGIGPERILIKLAATWEGIRAAEELEQSGINCNLTLLFSFAQARACAEAGVFLISPFVGRIYDWYQKNQPQAEYQVDRDPGVVSVRQIYQYYKSHGYDTVVMGASFRRIEQIQALAGCDRLTISPALLDELAASEGALTRQLVPGNVTETRPSPMTQAEFLWQHHQDPMAVEKLAEGIRLFAVDQVKLENQIQQML, encoded by the coding sequence ATGAGCCAGTTAGACGAGCTGAAAAAATACACCACGGTTGTTGCCGATACCGGCGATATTGAATCGATTAAAAAGTTTGCCCCGCAGGATGCGACCACCAACCCTTCTCTGGTGCTCAAGGCCGCCCAGCTGCCGCAGTATCAGGCGCTGATTGCTGACGCTATCGGCAAAGCCCGTCAGCAGGGCGGCAGCGCACAAACGCAGCTGATTAACGCCTGCGATCAGGTGGCGGTGGATATCGGTAGCGAAGTGCTGCGCCACGTACCTGGGCGTATCTCGACAGAAGTCGATGCCCGATTTGCCTGGGATCGCGGTATGTGCGTGTCGAAAGCGCGCAAGCTTATCCAGATGTACGAAAAGAACGGCATTGGGCCGGAGCGTATCCTTATCAAACTTGCCGCCACCTGGGAGGGCATTCGCGCCGCCGAAGAGCTGGAGCAGAGCGGCATCAACTGCAACCTGACCCTGCTGTTCTCTTTTGCTCAAGCGAGGGCCTGCGCCGAAGCGGGCGTCTTTTTAATCTCGCCGTTTGTCGGGCGTATTTACGACTGGTATCAGAAAAATCAGCCGCAGGCGGAGTATCAGGTGGACCGCGATCCGGGCGTGGTTTCCGTGCGCCAGATTTACCAGTACTACAAATCCCACGGCTACGACACCGTGGTGATGGGGGCCAGCTTCCGCCGCATTGAGCAGATCCAGGCGCTGGCGGGCTGTGACCGTCTGACCATCTCCCCGGCGCTGCTTGATGAGCTGGCCGCCAGCGAAGGTGCGCTGACCCGTCAACTGGTGCCTGGTAACGTGACGGAAACCCGTCCCAGCCCGATGACCCAGGCGGAGTTCCTCTGGCAGCACCACCAGGATCCGATGGCGGTGGAAAAACTGGCTGAGGGGATCCGGCTGTTCGCCGTCGATCAGGTCAAACTGGAAAACCAGATTCAGCAGATGCTGTAA
- a CDS encoding GntR family transcriptional regulator, translating to MDTGLYIKENFRFNDDAGTSMYSQLASFIRHQVRLGVFRVNDKMVTENELCDILKISRTTVRLAMSELLEEGLIVRQRGKGSFIADKKINRKLNSLYNFTDSMREQGIKPHSVVLQSAVVEADEVVANKLNLPEGQRKIFLLKRVRYGDDTPLLLETTAIPYNLCQGIEQHDFEVSSLYDVLKNQYGLNIAHATENIDAIIINKPAAHHLQCHDKVMAGYQIERVSFLETGFVFEYTTSVTRADKCSFRIDLFNANQNAGKSRIDFSRQLKR from the coding sequence ATGGACACGGGACTCTATATCAAAGAGAACTTTCGCTTCAATGATGATGCCGGAACGTCAATGTACTCTCAACTCGCCTCTTTTATCCGGCATCAGGTTCGACTTGGCGTGTTCCGGGTGAATGATAAAATGGTGACTGAAAACGAACTGTGCGACATCCTGAAAATTAGCCGAACTACCGTCAGGCTGGCAATGAGCGAGCTGCTGGAAGAGGGGCTTATCGTTCGTCAGCGCGGGAAAGGTTCATTTATTGCCGACAAGAAAATTAACCGCAAATTAAACTCGCTGTATAATTTTACCGACAGCATGCGCGAGCAGGGAATTAAACCCCACTCGGTGGTGCTGCAATCCGCCGTTGTTGAAGCCGATGAGGTTGTCGCCAACAAATTAAATCTTCCGGAAGGACAGCGGAAAATCTTTCTGCTCAAGCGTGTTCGCTACGGCGATGATACACCTCTACTGCTTGAAACAACGGCGATTCCTTATAATCTTTGTCAGGGCATAGAGCAGCATGATTTTGAAGTGAGCTCACTCTATGACGTGCTGAAAAACCAGTATGGCCTGAATATCGCCCATGCGACGGAAAATATTGATGCTATCATCATTAATAAACCGGCGGCGCACCATCTACAGTGCCACGATAAAGTGATGGCGGGATATCAGATAGAACGTGTTTCCTTCCTCGAAACAGGGTTTGTCTTTGAATACACCACATCGGTAACCCGGGCCGATAAATGCAGTTTCAGGATCGATCTTTTCAATGCTAATCAGAATGCGGGCAAGTCGCGAATCGATTTTTCCCGTCAGCTAAAACGCTAG